From Cherax quadricarinatus isolate ZL_2023a chromosome 64, ASM3850222v1, whole genome shotgun sequence, one genomic window encodes:
- the LOC128700003 gene encoding activator of 90 kDa heat shock protein ATPase homolog 1, whose amino-acid sequence MAKWGEGDPRWIVEERPDATNVNNWHWSEKNASGWSKEKLKSLFEGMIIEEPGLGIITIKELTKCEGEATASNRKGKLIFFYEWVVHLDWTAIVTEDPEKDIKGTIDIPNLSEENDPEEIDVNVTLSAGGSLGDKVKEFLRKKGANNIREKIREYIETLKKEYAVDLIKPTKGQAVTKPVKTHNPPSTDISFNSNMKSTTNDIQKMELGCKISTSKINVSQTFKCTADELYRALTQREMVVAFTRGDVKLRVEKGGKFEFFGGNISGEFESLEPNKQIVQKWRFKSWPNGHYSTVTIDIEQKDDCTELRLSQTGVPSNEVEKTKEGWQNYYWESIKRTFGFGAILL is encoded by the exons ATGGCCAAGTGGGGAGAAGGTGACCCCAGGTGGATTGTTGAGGAACGACCCGATGCTACTAATGTTAACAACTGGCACTG GTCGGAGAAGAATGCCAGTGGCTGGAGTAAAGAGAAACTGAAGTCTTTGTTTGAGGGCATGATCATTGAAGAACCAGGATTAG GTATAATTACAATAAAGGAATTAACAAAATGTGAAGGTGAAGCCACTGCTAGTAACCGCAAAGGTAAACTTATATTCTTCTACGAGTGGGTGGTGCATTTGGATTGGACTGCCATAGTGACTGAGGATCCTGAAAAGGATATCAAAGGCACTATAGACATACCCAACTTATCAGAGGAAAACGACCCTGAAGAAATTGAT GTTAATGTTACTCTGTCTGCCGGAGGATCACTTGGGGACAAAGTGAAGGAGTTTCTCAGAAAGAAGGGTGCCAATAATATTAGGGAGAAGATTCGTGAATATATTGAGACACTAAAGAAAG aATATGCAGTTGATCTCATTAAACCTACCAAAGGCCAGGCTGTGACCAAGCCAGTTAaaacacacaacccaccatctaCCGATATTTCCTTCAACTCCAAT ATGAAAAGCACAACCAATGATATACAGAAGATGGAGCTAGGATGCAAGATAAGTACCTCCAAGATCAATGTCAGCCAGACCTTTAAATGCACAGCAGATGAGCTTTATAGAGCACTTACACAGCGAGAG atGGTGGTTGCTTTTACAAGAGGTGATGTGAAGTTAAGAGTTGAAAAAGGAGGCAAGTTTGAGTTCTTTGGTGGTAATATTTCGGGTGAATTTGAGTCCTTG gaACCGAATAAACAGATTGTACAAAAGTGGCGCTTCAAATCTTGGCCAAATGGGCACTATTCAACAGTTACAATAGATATTGAGCAGAAAGATGACTGTACAGAACTACGATTGTCTCAAACAGGGGTTCCATCAAA TGAAGTCGAGAAAACAAAAGAAGGTTGGCAGAACTATTACTGGGAAAGCATTAAGAGAACTTTTGGATTTGGAGCAATTCTTCTTTGA